Proteins from a genomic interval of Eschrichtius robustus isolate mEscRob2 chromosome 18, mEscRob2.pri, whole genome shotgun sequence:
- the CYSLTR2 gene encoding cysteinyl leukotriene receptor 2 has translation MERKPVSLPPSISISEMEPNGSFSNHNSSRNCTIETFKREFYPIVYLVIFIWGALGNGFSIYVFLQPYKKSTSVNVFMLNLAISDLLFITTLPFRVDYYLRGSNWIFGDLTCRIMSFSMYVNMYSSIYFLTVLSVVRFLATVHPFRLLHATSVKNAWILCVVIWIFIMASSTVLLKNGSELKGNVTLCLELNPNKVTKLKTMNHIALVVGFLLPFCTLSICYLLIIRALLKAEVPESGLRLSHRKALTTIIIALIIFLLCFLPYHILRTLHVVEWRVDKCKENLHKAVAITLALAAANSCFNPLLYYFAGENFKDRLKSALRKCHSQQTK, from the coding sequence ATGGAGAGAAAACCTGTGTCCTTACCTCCGTCCATCTCCATATCAGAAATGGAACCCAACGGCAGCTTCAGCAATCACAATAGCAGCAGGAACTGTACAATTGAAACCTTCAAGAGAGAATTTTACCCCATCGTGTACCTGGTAATATTTATCTGGGGAGCCTTGGGAAATGGCTTTTCCATATATGTTTTCCTGCAACCTTATAAGAAGTCCACATCTGTGAATGTTTTCATGCTAAATCTGGCCATTTCCGATCTCTTGTTCATAACCACGCTGCCCTTCAGGGTTGACTATTATCTCAGAGGCTCCAATTGGATATTTGGGGACCTAACCTGCAGAATTATGTCGTTTTCTATGTATGTCAACATGTACAGCAGCATTTATTTCCTGACTGTGTTGAGCGTTGTGCGTTTCCTGGCAACTGTTCACCCCTTCCGGCTCCTTCATGCCACCAGCGTCAAGAATGCCTGGATTCTATGTGTGGTCATATGGATCTTTATCATGGCTTCCTCCACAGTGCTTCTGAAAAATGGCTCTGAGCTGAAGGGCAATGTCACATTGTGCTTGGAGCTGAATCCTAATAAAGTTACTAAACTGAAGACCATGAACCACATTGCCTTGGTGGTGGGCTTTCTGCTGCCATTCTGCACACTCAGCATCTGCTACCTGCTGATCATTCGAGCTTTGTTAAAGGCGGAGGTCCCAGAATCAGGGCTGCGTCTTTCTCACAGGAAGGCGCTAACCACCATCATCATTGCCTTGATCATCttcctcctgtgtttcctgccctaTCATATACTGAGAACCCTCCACGTAGTCGAGTGGAGAGTGGATAAATGCAAAGAGAATCTACATAAAGCTGTGGCCATCACACTGGCTTTGGCAGCGGCCAACAGCTGCTTCAACCCTTTGCTCTATTACTTTGCTGGCGAGAATTTTAAGGACAGACTAAAGTCGGCACTCAGGAAATGTCATTCACAGCAAACAAAGTGA